In the genome of Streptomyces sp. SLBN-118, the window AGGACGTGGACCGACTCGGGGACCTCGTGTTCCTCGCCCTGCGTCGTCACCTCCGCCGGGACCGTCTCGCTCAGCCTGCGGACCTGGAACAGTTCCGCCAGTTCCGCGGCGCGCGACGGCGTCACCGGGAGCAGCGGGAGGCCCCCGGTCAGGGGGAGCAGGTCCGGCGCGTCGGCGACCACCGCGTCAGCCGCGTCGACCACGCGGACCTCGCCGTCGACGACCGCGCGCAGCTCGTCGGGAAGGGTGACCTGCTCCGGGTCGAGGTCCGCCAGTGCCGTGTACAGGGCGTGGAGTTGGGCCGCCCCCACCGGACGGGAGGGGTCGGCCAGGCGGCCGAGGAGTTCGGCCGCGCCGCCCGGCTCGTCGAGGAGTGCGGCGACCGACGTGCGGACACCGAGGGCCTGGAGGACCTGGGCGTCCTCGAAGCCGGTGGTGTCGACGGACTCGTACAGGCCCCGCAGCAGGGGGTCGGCGCCCGCCGCCCGCAGGCCCGCCGGGCGGCGGCCGTCCAGGACCGGATGGTCCCGCAGCCACCATGCCGTGTACGGGCGGACCGTCTCCGTCGTGCCGTCCGGCAGCAGAATCCGTACGGACTGGGTGAGCGCGTCCCGCAGCGGCGGCTGCGCCAGCAGTGCCAGTGCCTGCGGCCAGCAGTCGTCGTCGACCAGGTCCAGGTCACGGACGGCGATGACCTCGGTGGCGACCGGCGGCACGGGCGTGTCCGGCAGCCGGTCGAGGACGTCCTCGCACCACACGTCGACCGCGTCGAGCAGCCCTGCGTCGTCCGGCTCGGCGAAGTCCCCCTCGCGGGGCTCCAGTTCATCGGGGTCCAGGACGACGTCGGTGGCCCGTACGAGGGCGAAGTTCGCCAGGACGCCGCACGCGGCGAGCGGCTGCTCGCCCCAGCGTTCGGACAGCTCGGCGTCGCAGAGCGCGAGTTCGTCCTCCCGCATGATCGATGCGAACGGGCTGCCGGGCAGCACCAGTTCACCGGCGGGTGACAGCTCGCCGTCCTCGTCGGGCAGGGCCAGCGCCCCCAGCCACGGCTCGTCCCCGGGTTCGAGGCCCGCGTCCCGTACGAGCGCGAGCACCGTCTCCGCGAGCTCGTCCGCGTCCAGCGGGGCGCCGTCTCCGTCGCCGTCGAACCACACCTCGCCCGCGTCCAGCGAGCCCGCGACCGCCGCGCGGACCTGCGGTGTCGTCAGTACGGCGCGCGGTGTCGCGGGCAGCGCGCCCAGCTTCTCCAGGAGCGGGTGCGCGGCGTCGGGGTGTACGACCTTCAGGCCGAGCCGGGCCAGCTGCTGCGGCGTCTCGGCCAGCGGCAGCAGCGTCTGGCGGGGCCCGATCGTCGTACGGCCGTCGGCGAGGGGCACGGGAAGCCCGGACAGCCGGTCGGGGTCGACCCCGGCGAGGCTGTCGTACAGCCGCTGCCACCAGCCGGGCTCGCGCTCAAGGCCCGCGAGCCGGTCGATCGCCTCGGTCAGCGGCACCCGCGCGACACCGAGCGTCCGCAGCTCGACGCGGCGCTCAAGACCCGCGGGCAGCAGGCTCGGCAGCACCTCTGCCAGCACTTGGACCGTGTCCGTGCCCGCACCTTCCAGGACTTCCGCCTCGATCGGCCGCAGCCCCTCGGAGATCTCGCGGTCCGGCAGACCGGTCTCCTCGCCGGACACGTCCCGCGGGGCGGCCGCCTCCAGGAACGCCGTACGCGGCAGCAGCTCAAGGATCTCCGCCCGCAGCCTGCCGTCCAGCTCGCCCTTGCCGAGCGGGCCCGGCACCAGGTCGATGGTGCCGACGCTCACCGGCTGCCAGCCGCCGAGGAGTTCGGCGTATGCGTCCGCGGCCTTGCGCACCAGGAAGTCGGTGAGGGGCCCGGGCGCCGGGTGGCGGCGGGTGGGGTCCAGCGGGAGGGACGCGATGAGCAGCGCGGGCACGCCGAGAGGTTCGTCGGTGGGCGTGGGCGCGTGCACCACGGGGGCGGTACGCGGCCGGGCAGGCGCGCCCTTGTCGTCCACGGGCACGGCCCAGGTGACGGTCCAGTACGGCCGCAGCCGCTCCTCGACCGGGCGGTCCGCGAGCAGCGCGGGCTCGACGCCGCCGCCGTGGCTGACGACGCGCCAGCGCCGTTCGCCCTGCGCGCTGTCCTCGATGTGTACGTACGCCCCGTTTACGGAGCGCCTCAACTCCCGTACGCCGCCCGGGGTTTCGACGACGATCTCACTGAGCCCGGCCAGCGTGAGCAGCAACGCGTCGTCAATCCCGGCGAGCAGCCGCTCCACCAGGTCGACCGCGGCGCCGTCCCGTAGCGGCAGGACGACCACGGTGTCGTAGCCCTCGGGGGCCGTGCCCTCGGCGGGCAGCGGCAGCCGCAGCAGCGGTACCTGCCCGTCACGGCGGCGCAGCTCGTCACCGAGGCCGGGGCTCGCCTGGGCCGCCTGCTCGGCCAGGCCCCTGGCCTCCGCGAGGGACCAGCGCACGCCGCCGTGACGTCCGACGACCGCGGGCTCGTCGCTCACCGCGAGGACGGCCGCGAAGCCGACGCCGAAGCGGCCGACGGCGGACTCGTGGCCCTCACGCTTGGCGCTGGCGCGCAGGGTGCTCAGTGACTCGACGCCGGTCGCGTCCAGCGGCGCGCCGGTGTTCGCGGCGGCGAGGACGGCGGGCTGGTCGCCCGTGCCCGGCCGCAGCGTGAGCCGCAGCCGGCCCGGCACGCGGGCGCGGGCGGCGGCATCCGCGGCGTTCTGGGCGAGCTCGACGACGAGACGGTCCCGGTAGCCGCCGAGCGCCAGGTCCTCCTCGGCGTTGGCGTCCTCCCGGAAGCGGGCGGGCGAGGCCCCCCACGCGTCGAGCACCCCGCGCCGCAGCCGCGCCGTCCCGAACGGGTCGGCCCACTCGGTCGTCCTGACGCTCACGCTGTGACTCCGCTCTCTCCGGTTACGGGCGTATGCCGCGCATGCCTGTGCGGCCGAAGGTACCTCGGTGCGAGGGGTTGTGGTGCGGTGCGGGGTGCGCGGGTGCGGCTTTCGCGGTGCGGCCCGGGGTGCGCCGGTGCGGCTTTCGCGGTGCACCGGTGCGGGCGTTCGTAGTGCGGCCCGGGGTGCGCCGGGGCCGTCTGGTGCGGGTTCCGGGGCCCCTACGGGCTCGACTCCTCGGCGTCGGCGGCGATGAGGGGTCCGCATCGGTCACCCGGTGTTGGCCGCCAATCGGGGGTTCGCCCGCGAAACCACCCACCGAGCATCAACCACCAACGCCCCCTGGCCCACGCTCACCACGGACGCTGGAAACGTCAGGAGTGGCCCAGGTCCTCCGACGCGCCGTCCGGTTCGGGCACCGAGCCGCCGTCTCGTGCCGGGCGCAGCGGGAACTGGTCCGCGCCCATCGTGTCCAGCACCGGCGGCGGCGGCACCGGCGGCTTCGGCATCACGGCCGCCTCGGAGTGCCCTCCGCAGCCGTACGCCAGGGAGACGACCCGCCCGTCCGCCGGTGAGAACTCGTTCGCGCACACGCCGAACGCCTGCCGCAGCGAGCCCGCGATCGGCACCAGGAATCCGCACGTCACGCACGCCGCCGGGGCCGCCTGCGCCATCGGGGTCTTCGCGCCGAAGGACTCGTCCCAGCGGTCCGCGGCGATGTGCAGCCCGTACCGGGACAGCACCCTGGCCCGGCGCATGCCGAGCTCCTCGGCGACCGCCGAGATCGAGCCGCGGGACGGGGCCAGCGGCAGCGAGGACGGCGGGCCCGAGGTGACTTCCGCGTCCTCCGCCTCGACCAGTTCGGCCATCTCCTCCGACACCGCGGAGTTCGGCGGCGGCGAGTCCTCGCCGGAGAAACCGGGCTCCAGGCGCAGATCGTCCGCCTCGGTGGGCAGCAGATCCCCGGGGCCCATGTCGCCGGGCCGCAGCCGCTCGCTCCACGGCACCCACTCGGGCGCCAGCAGCGCGTCGGGTCCGGGCAGCAGGACGGTCTCGTCGAGGGTGACGATCTTGGCGCGGGAAGCCCGGGCGACGGTCACCGCCCAGCGCCAGCCCCGGTAGCCGGCCTCCTTGCACTCGAAGAAGTGCGTGACGACGCGGTCTCCTTCCGAGGCGAGAGACACATGCTCGCCGACCACCCCCGGGGCCGCGGCCTCCTCGGCCGCCGCCCGGGCGAGGTCTACCGCCTCGGCGCACAGACGGTCGGGGGTACGGCTTCGCGTCGTCGCAGCACTCACAGGTCTCGCTTCTCTCCTACGCCGTATCACGGGTGCGCCGGCCGATTCGCGAGGTACGGGCCGCGGGCGGAGCGGACCAGGGGGCCGCATCGACGTCCGCGCCCAGACCAACCGTGTCTCGGGCACACCTACCGTCATCCATTCTGCGGGATGCCGAAGAGGCGCGCGGCCGAGAACAACCGCCGGTGGCGCGCTACGCACGCTACCCCCTCCGCCGCCCGCCGCCCACCTGCCCGCCCCAACAAGGGGCTAACAACACGGCATCACGGTTCGCCCGAGCGGGGCTTGGGGCACTATGACGGGGTGGCAGCCGTGAGGTCGTCCGAAGGAGCCGGGCAGCTCAGAAGAGCAGGCCGGGCGGTCGGACGTGCCCTGCACTTCCCCTTCACGGGCACGGCGCGCGGCATCCGCAAGGCGACGCACGCGCACGGCGCGGGCGAGTCGGGCCTCGGCAAACTGATCGAACTCCACGCCGTGAACGGCGCGGGAGATGTCATGATCACCGTCGCCCTCGCGTCGACGGTTTTCTTCTCCGTACCGACGGACCAGGCACGCGGCCGCGTCGCGCTCTACCTCGCCGTCACGATGCTGCCCTTCACCCTGCTGGCCCCCGTCATCGGACCACTTCTGGACCGCATCCCGCACGGCCGCCGAGCGGCCATGGCGGCCTCGATGCTGGCCCGTGCGCTGCTCGCCGTGACGATGTCCGGGGCGGTGGAGACGGGCGGCCTGCAGCTGTATCCGGCCGCGCTGGGCGTGCTCGTCGCATCGAAGGCGTACGGAGTGGTGCGCAGCGCGGTCGTGCCGCGGCTGCTGCCGCCGATGTTCTCGCTGGTGAAGGCGAACTCCCGGGTGACGCTGGCCGGGCTGCTGGCGACCGGGATCGCGGCGCCGATCGGTATCGGGCTGCAGAAGATCGGGCCCCAGTGGCCGCTGTACGGGGCGTGCGCGCTGTTCCTGCTGGGCGCGTACTGGGCGTTCACGATGCCGCACAAGGTCGACTCGGCGAAGGGCGAGCGCAAGGCGCACATGCTGACGCACGGCGAGAAGAAGCCGAGTCTGCGCACGGTCGGGCCGTCCGTACTGCACGGGCTGCAGGCCAACGCGTCCCTCCGCGCGCTGTCCGGCTTCCTGATCTTCTTCCTCGCCTTCCTGCTGCGGGAGCATCCGCTGAACGGGCAGAGTCCGGCGGTCTCACTCGGGATAGTCGGCGTCGCGGCGGGCGTGGGCAACGCGCTGGGCACGGCGATCGGGGCGTGGCTGAAGGCCCGCGGGCCGGAGATGATCATCGCGACGGTGCAGTGTCTGGTGCTGCTGGCCGCGATCAGCGCGGCGCTCTTCTTCGGCGCGGGCATGGTGGCCGTGCTCGGCGCGACGGCGGGTCTGTGCCAGGCGCTGTCGAAGCTGTCCCTGGACGCGCTGATCCAGCGGGACGTCCCGGAACAGGTCCGCCCGTCGGCCTTCGCACGCTCCGAGACGCTGCTCCAGATGTCCTGGGTGGCGGGAGGCGCGATCGGCATCTCGCTGCCGCTGATCGGGACGGTGGGGATGTGGGTGGCGGCGGGGATCGTCGGGCTGGGCCTGGCGTTGTCGGCGCGGGGGCTGCTGGGGGCGGCGCGGCGGGGGGACAGACCGCAGGCCTCTGTGGTGTAGCGCGGTGCGGTTACGCGGTGGCGGGGCGGTTCCACGTTCCGCCACCGCACCCGCCGGGCGCGACGCGCGGTGGACCCCCGCGTGGCGGGGCCAGGCAGGCCCGATAGCCTCGGGACATGACCGTTGCGTTCTTCTCGGGCAAGCGCCGCCGGGCCGCTGCCGCTCTGGGTGCCGTCTCCGCCGGGCTCCTCGTCCTTTCCGCCTGCGACAAGCCGACCCCGCTCGCGACCGTGACGGTCGGGACGGACTCGGTCCACTCCGAGGCGGCCTGCTACAACGACGGCAAGGCGATCAAGGAATCGCTGTTGCAGGGCTGCCTCACCGAGAAGCCCGCCAAGACCATCAAGGTCGCCCTGGACGACAAGGTCCGCATGGGTGTCGACCCGGAGATCGCCGACCACGGCTGGACGCTGCTCTTCGGCGGCCAGCCCGTGGAGCAGGAGCCGTACAAGAAGGGCTACCGGACCATCCCGGGCAACGCCTTCTTCTCCTCGCAGACCGGTGAGCCGACCAGCAAGACCGCCGTCAGCATCCTGGAGACCAGCGGCAAGAAGGTCATCGGCATCTGGCACTTCCAGTTCGAGAAGGAGTCCTGACGAGGACTCCCGTACGGAGGGCGGGGCTGTGCGCGTACTGGTGGTGACCGCGGTGGCTGCGGAGGCCGGCTCCGTCACCGAGGGGCTCACCGGTATCGGCACGTCACCCGTCGTTGATGTGGTGACCGCCGGCGCCGGCCCCGCGGCCGCCGCCGCGACCGCCGCCACCGCGCTCGCCCTCGGTTCGTACGACCTCGTCGTGTCCGCCGGAATCGGCGGCGGTTTCCAGCCACACGCCCCCGTGGGCTCCGTCGTCGTCGCCGACGCGATCATCGCCGCCGATCTCGGCGCCGACACCCCCGACGGCTTTCTGCCCGTCGACGAACTCGGTTTCGGCCGCAGCGTCCATCGTCCGCCGCCCGAACTGTCCGCGCGTGTCGCCAAAGCCCTCGACGCCGTGTACGCGCCCGTCCTCACCGTCTCCACCGTCACCGGCACCGCCGCCCGCGCCGCCGAGCTGAGCGGCCGTCACCCACGGGCCGCCGCCGAGGCGATGGAGGGCTTCGGAGTGGCGGAGGCCGCCGCGGCCCACTCCGTACCGGTCCTGGAGATCCGCGCGATCTCCAACCCCGTCGGGCCGCGCGACCGTGCGGCCTGGCGCATCGGCCAGGCGCTGGACTCACTGCGGTACGCCTTCCAGCTGCTCGCCCCCGTCCTCGAGGAAACGCCGTGACCTTGCAGATCGCGTACTCGCCGTGCCCGAACGACACCTTCGTCTTCGACGCCCTCGCGCACGGCCGGGTCCCCGGTGCGCCCGCCGTCGAGGTGAGTTTCGCGGACATCGACATCACCAACGCGATGGCTGAGCGCGGTGAGTTCGACGTGCTGAAGGTGTCGTACGCCGTTCTGCCCTGGGTGCTGGACGACTACGCGCTGCTGCCCTGCGGCGGCGCGCTCGGCCGCGGCTGCGGTCCGCTGGTCCTCACCCGGGAGCCCGGTACGGATCTGACGGGCCGGACCGTCGCCGTGCCGAGCGAGCGCTCGACCGCATATCTGCTGTTCCGGCTGTGGGCCGCGGACGTCCTGCCCGGAGGGGTCGGCGAGGTGGTCGTGATGCCGTTCCACGAGATCATGCCCGCCGTGCGGGAAGGCAAAGTCGACGCCGGACTCGTCATCCACGAGGCGCGGTTCACCTACCAGAACTACGGGCTGCACTGCCTGGCCGACATGGGCGAGCACTGGGAGTCCACGACCGGGCTGCCCATCCCACTCGGCGCGATCATCGCCAAGCGGTCGCTGGGCGAGGCGACGCTGAAGCTGCTCGCCGATTCCATCCGCATCTCGGTGCGTATGGCCTGGGCCACGCCGGAGGTCTCTCTGCCGTACGTACTGGAACACGCCCAGGAGATGGACCCCACCGTGGCCGACCAGCACATCGGGCTCTACGTCAATGAGTTCACGGCGGACCTGGGCGACGAGGGATATGCGGCGGTGCGCGGCCTGCTGACACGCGCCGCGGCCGAGGGGCTCGTACCGCCCCTCGGCCGCGATGCGCTCGGTTTCGTCTAGGGCCTGATCCCGACGACAGGCCCTTGGCCTCTATACGTCCAACTGGTCGGCCACCGCCCGCAGCAGGCCCGCGATCTTCGCGCCGTGGACCTTGTCGGGGTACCGGCCGCGCTCCAGCATCGGCGTGATGTTCTCCAGCAGGGTCGTCAGGTCCTGCACGATGGACGCCAGCTCGTCGGGCTTGCGCCGCTGCGCCGCCGCCACGGACGGGGTCGGGTCGAGGACCGTCACCGAAAGCGCCTGGTCACCGCGCTGGCCTGCCACTACGCCGAATTCGACGCGCTGGCCGGGCTTGAGCGACTCGACCCCGGCGGGGAGCACCGAGGAGTGAACGAAGACGTCGCCGCCGTCGTCGCGGGAGAGAAAGCCGAAGCCCTTCTCGCTGTTGAACCACTTGACCTTGCCGGTAGGCACGTCTGTCCTCGTCCTCGTACTCGTTGGGGCGCTGGGGCACCGGAAGTTGGGCACCAACCTGGGAACCGAAAAACGGCTCTGGATAGCACTACAGCGGGTCGACTGACCCGCCACCCCCAAGGCTAATGGTCCAGGGGCTGGTGACAAGACGTACCCGGACGGTTCCTACGCGCAGGGGAACTACCCTGGCCGGATGACTGCTACTCCTCCCGCCCCCGGTGACCGGCTCGTGCGCGTCGGCGCCATCGTCTTCATGGTTGGTGCCGTCGCCACACTGATCACCGTGGCCCCACTGTTTCTGGGGACCGAACCGTTCCCGCCCATCGCCTACGCGGTGTGCATGCTGATGGGCGCGGGATTCCTGATCGCGGCGGCGGGTGTGCTGCGCTCGATCGCGGCGCAGCGGCGACAAGCCAAATCCGCACTCTAGTTCTGGCTGTACGCGCGCAGCCAGGCCGGGAACGCGGTGAGGTCGTCAATGATCACGTCCGCGCCGGCCGCGCGGAGCTCCGCCGCGTCGCACGGGCCCGTCGGCACCGCGACCGACAGCGCGTTCGCCGCCCGCGCGCCCCGTATGTCCCCGGTGTGGTCTCCGACATACACGCTCGCGCCGTGCTCGCGCAGCGCCTCCGCCTTGGCCTCCGCCCACAGCCAGCCGATGACCTCGTCCGGGGCGATCCTGAGATGGTCGAGGTGCAGCTTGGCGTTCGGCTCGTGCTTGGCGGTGACGACGATCGCCCGGCCGCCGAGTTCCTGGACGGCGGCGACTGCCTCGCGGGCGCCGGGCAGGGCGAGCGTCGGCGTGATCGCGTACGTGGGGTAGATCTCGCGGTAGCGGTCGCCCATCCGCTGGATGTCCTCGCCCGGGAACCAGTGCGCCAGCTCCTCCTCCAGAGGAGGCCCCAGCCTCGTCACGGCCAGGTCGGCGTCGATCCACACGCCGGTCTCGGCGGACAGCGCGAGGTAGGCGGCGTGGATGCCGGGCCGGGAGTCGATGAGGGTCATGTCGAGGTCGAAGCCGACGGTGAGCGGGAGCGTTGCCGAGTGCGAAGCCATAGGGGCCATTGTGCCCAGTCGGCCGCATCGCCCCCGGTGGGGGCAGGGACGATGCGGAAGCAGGGGCTTCGTTCAGCCGGTGTTACGCCGCGCCCGCCACACCAGGTAGAGGGCTGAGGCGACCGCAGCCCCCTTCACGACCCAGGGCCAGGTCCCGGCCAGCGCGTCACGCATCCCGTCCTGGGGGATCGGTTCGCCCCAGCGCCCGTTGACCCTGCCCCACAGCCAGACGAGACCGCCCGCCACGACCGCCCCGGGCAGGCCGAGGACCGCCCACTTCGCCTCGGCGCGGGACAGCCGGCGTGAGGCGTAGGCGAGAAGCCAGCCGAGGCCGAGGGCAAGGAACGAGCCGAGGAGCGCGCCCGCGAGCAGGAGAGCGGCGGCGAGCAGGAGGAACGGGTTGGCGAACGCGGGCGACTGCCCTGCCGCTTCCGTACGGCGGCGAAGCCAGCGGCGGCGCCCGGTCCCGGCCTCCACCGCCTCGTCCTCGTACGTCTCCTCGGGCTCGGCCGCGTCCTCGGCCGCCGCCTGCGCCTCCAAGTCCTCCTTGGACGGCGGCGGTTTCAGTATTTCGGGGATCTCCACCCCACCGACGAACCCCGCGACGCTCTCGCCCGCGCCGAACGGCCCGGGCTCGATCCGCCACCAGTCGGGCTCACTGCCCGAGGGGCCCAGCTCGTCCATCCCCGCCAGATGGGGCGGCGAGGCACCGGCGGACGTCTTGGAAGCCTCGGGCTGCTGGGGAGCGGCGGATCTGCGCGGCCTCGGGATCCGGCGTCGTGCGCGCTGCTCGGGCACGGCGGCCGGGGACTCGGCCCGGGGCGCGGGCCGTTGCGCACTCTCGCCGCTCTCCTCGAAAGCCGCCGCCACGACCTCGTCCGGCGTACCGAGCCGCCCCAGAATGCGGCGTACCGACGCGGGGGTGTCGGAACCGAACCTGGCTCGCCGCCGGTCGATCTCGTTGCGCAGCGTCGACACCAGCCGCATGCGGGTGCCGGACGGCAGTTGCTGCTGCTGAGCCAGATCCCCGACACGGCTCAGATAGTCGTAGACGAGCTGATCGCTCTCGATCCCCACCGGCGTTCCCCTGACGTTCCCTGCCCGGCCGCCCTGTCGTCCGGGCCCGCCCTGTCCCCGACGGTAGCGCTCCAGGGACTAACGTGGGGCGGATGGGGACCATGCCCGAAGGAAGCAGCACGGCCGGCCGCGGCGGTCCGCGCACTCTGGCCGAGGCCCTGCGCACCCGCGGCGACGAGGAGCTGGCCGCGCTGCTGCGCACCCGCCCCGATCTGCTGACCCCCGTGCCGGGCGATCTGACGCAGCTCGCCACGCGGGCCGGTACCCGCGCCTCCGTCGTACGGGCACTGGAGCGGCTCGACCGCTTCACGCTGCAGACCGCCGAGGCACTGGCCGTGGCCCCCGACCCCGCACCGTACGAAACCCTGCTCGGCCTGCTCAGCGGCGACGAGGGTGCCCCGGACATCGAGGCGGCCCTGCCGCACGCCGTGGACGTCCTGCGCGGGCAGGCCGTCGTCTGGGGCGGTGACGACCGGCTCCGGCTGGTTCGCACCGCGCGCGAACTCCTCGCCCCCTCCCCCACCCGGCCTTCGCCGACCGGGCTCGGCCCGACCGTGGCCGAGGCCACCGCCGGGATGTCGCCGACGCGGCTCCAGGAGATCCTCGCCGCCGCCGGGCTGCCGACCACGCACGACCCGGTCTCCGCGGTCGCCGCTCTCGTCGCGCTGTTCACCGACCGGACCCGGATGGGCGCGCTCCTCGACACCGCGCCGCCCGAGGCGCTGACGGTCCTGGACCGGCTGGTCTGGGGTCCCCCGTACGGGGAGGTGACGGCCAGCCCGACCCCGCCCGTGCGGTGGCTGCGCGACCGCGGACTGCTGCTGCCCGCGTCGCCGCGCACGGTCGTGCTGCCGCGCGAGGCGGCGCTGCATCTGCGGGCGGGCCGCGCCCACCGAACGGTCGAGCCACTGCCGCCGGAGGTCAGGCCCGCGACGACGTCGATCACCCAGGGCCGTCCACAGGTTGTGGACAGTACGGCGGCGGGCCAGGCCTTCACCGCGCTCTCCACCGTCGAGGACCTGCTGAAGGACTGGCACGAGGGCGGGCCCGCGGTGCTGCGGTCCGGCGGCCTGTCCGTACGTGACCTCAAACGCACCGCCGCCGCGCTGGACACGAACGAGCAGATGGCCGGGTTCTGGCTCGAACTCACATATGCGGCAGGGCTGTTGGCATCGGACGGCGAGGCGGACGAGCGATACGCGCCGACGCCCGCGTACGACGACTGGCTCACCCTCCCCGCGGCCGGACGCTGGGCACTGCTCGCCACGGCGTGGCTGACCGCGACCCGCACGGCGGGCCTGATCGGCGGCCAGGACGCCAAAGGCCGCACCCTCTCCGCCCTCGGCCCCGACCTCGACCGCTCCCCCGCGGCCGAGGTCCGCCGCCGGGTCCTCGAGCTGCTCGCCACCCTCCCGGCGGGCACGGCCCCCGACCCGGAGTCCGTCCTCGCCCGCCTGCGCTGGGAACGCCCGCTGCGCGGCGGGGCGGCGGACCCGGACACCAACGCGGCACGCAACGCCGCAGCGGTGGGCCCCACCGATCTGCGCTCCCGCATCGCTGCCTGGACACTGAACGAGGCGGAAATCCTGGGCATCACGGGCCGCGGCGCCCTGTCG includes:
- a CDS encoding futalosine hydrolase; the encoded protein is MRVLVVTAVAAEAGSVTEGLTGIGTSPVVDVVTAGAGPAAAAATAATALALGSYDLVVSAGIGGGFQPHAPVGSVVVADAIIAADLGADTPDGFLPVDELGFGRSVHRPPPELSARVAKALDAVYAPVLTVSTVTGTAARAAELSGRHPRAAAEAMEGFGVAEAAAAHSVPVLEIRAISNPVGPRDRAAWRIGQALDSLRYAFQLLAPVLEETP
- a CDS encoding cold-shock protein, giving the protein MPTGKVKWFNSEKGFGFLSRDDGGDVFVHSSVLPAGVESLKPGQRVEFGVVAGQRGDQALSVTVLDPTPSVAAAQRRKPDELASIVQDLTTLLENITPMLERGRYPDKVHGAKIAGLLRAVADQLDV
- a CDS encoding DUF3027 domain-containing protein, yielding MSAATTRSRTPDRLCAEAVDLARAAAEEAAAPGVVGEHVSLASEGDRVVTHFFECKEAGYRGWRWAVTVARASRAKIVTLDETVLLPGPDALLAPEWVPWSERLRPGDMGPGDLLPTEADDLRLEPGFSGEDSPPPNSAVSEEMAELVEAEDAEVTSGPPSSLPLAPSRGSISAVAEELGMRRARVLSRYGLHIAADRWDESFGAKTPMAQAAPAACVTCGFLVPIAGSLRQAFGVCANEFSPADGRVVSLAYGCGGHSEAAVMPKPPVPPPPVLDTMGADQFPLRPARDGGSVPEPDGASEDLGHS
- a CDS encoding sacsin N-terminal ATP-binding-like domain-containing protein; protein product: MSVRTTEWADPFGTARLRRGVLDAWGASPARFREDANAEEDLALGGYRDRLVVELAQNAADAAARARVPGRLRLTLRPGTGDQPAVLAAANTGAPLDATGVESLSTLRASAKREGHESAVGRFGVGFAAVLAVSDEPAVVGRHGGVRWSLAEARGLAEQAAQASPGLGDELRRRDGQVPLLRLPLPAEGTAPEGYDTVVVLPLRDGAAVDLVERLLAGIDDALLLTLAGLSEIVVETPGGVRELRRSVNGAYVHIEDSAQGERRWRVVSHGGGVEPALLADRPVEERLRPYWTVTWAVPVDDKGAPARPRTAPVVHAPTPTDEPLGVPALLIASLPLDPTRRHPAPGPLTDFLVRKAADAYAELLGGWQPVSVGTIDLVPGPLGKGELDGRLRAEILELLPRTAFLEAAAPRDVSGEETGLPDREISEGLRPIEAEVLEGAGTDTVQVLAEVLPSLLPAGLERRVELRTLGVARVPLTEAIDRLAGLEREPGWWQRLYDSLAGVDPDRLSGLPVPLADGRTTIGPRQTLLPLAETPQQLARLGLKVVHPDAAHPLLEKLGALPATPRAVLTTPQVRAAVAGSLDAGEVWFDGDGDGAPLDADELAETVLALVRDAGLEPGDEPWLGALALPDEDGELSPAGELVLPGSPFASIMREDELALCDAELSERWGEQPLAACGVLANFALVRATDVVLDPDELEPREGDFAEPDDAGLLDAVDVWCEDVLDRLPDTPVPPVATEVIAVRDLDLVDDDCWPQALALLAQPPLRDALTQSVRILLPDGTTETVRPYTAWWLRDHPVLDGRRPAGLRAAGADPLLRGLYESVDTTGFEDAQVLQALGVRTSVAALLDEPGGAAELLGRLADPSRPVGAAQLHALYTALADLDPEQVTLPDELRAVVDGEVRVVDAADAVVADAPDLLPLTGGLPLLPVTPSRAAELAELFQVRRLSETVPAEVTTQGEEHEVPESVHVLLGASTPATYIEHDELIAGATELEWRRTPDGVIHASTLEGVAAGLAWSTGQWPRRFEVAALLEDASRTEELARDRWFD
- a CDS encoding 1,4-dihydroxy-6-naphthoate synthase, producing the protein MTLQIAYSPCPNDTFVFDALAHGRVPGAPAVEVSFADIDITNAMAERGEFDVLKVSYAVLPWVLDDYALLPCGGALGRGCGPLVLTREPGTDLTGRTVAVPSERSTAYLLFRLWAADVLPGGVGEVVVMPFHEIMPAVREGKVDAGLVIHEARFTYQNYGLHCLADMGEHWESTTGLPIPLGAIIAKRSLGEATLKLLADSIRISVRMAWATPEVSLPYVLEHAQEMDPTVADQHIGLYVNEFTADLGDEGYAAVRGLLTRAAAEGLVPPLGRDALGFV
- a CDS encoding DUF2771 domain-containing protein, coding for MTVAFFSGKRRRAAAALGAVSAGLLVLSACDKPTPLATVTVGTDSVHSEAACYNDGKAIKESLLQGCLTEKPAKTIKVALDDKVRMGVDPEIADHGWTLLFGGQPVEQEPYKKGYRTIPGNAFFSSQTGEPTSKTAVSILETSGKKVIGIWHFQFEKES
- a CDS encoding HAD family hydrolase codes for the protein MASHSATLPLTVGFDLDMTLIDSRPGIHAAYLALSAETGVWIDADLAVTRLGPPLEEELAHWFPGEDIQRMGDRYREIYPTYAITPTLALPGAREAVAAVQELGGRAIVVTAKHEPNAKLHLDHLRIAPDEVIGWLWAEAKAEALREHGASVYVGDHTGDIRGARAANALSVAVPTGPCDAAELRAAGADVIIDDLTAFPAWLRAYSQN
- a CDS encoding MFS transporter, yielding MAAVRSSEGAGQLRRAGRAVGRALHFPFTGTARGIRKATHAHGAGESGLGKLIELHAVNGAGDVMITVALASTVFFSVPTDQARGRVALYLAVTMLPFTLLAPVIGPLLDRIPHGRRAAMAASMLARALLAVTMSGAVETGGLQLYPAALGVLVASKAYGVVRSAVVPRLLPPMFSLVKANSRVTLAGLLATGIAAPIGIGLQKIGPQWPLYGACALFLLGAYWAFTMPHKVDSAKGERKAHMLTHGEKKPSLRTVGPSVLHGLQANASLRALSGFLIFFLAFLLREHPLNGQSPAVSLGIVGVAAGVGNALGTAIGAWLKARGPEMIIATVQCLVLLAAISAALFFGAGMVAVLGATAGLCQALSKLSLDALIQRDVPEQVRPSAFARSETLLQMSWVAGGAIGISLPLIGTVGMWVAAGIVGLGLALSARGLLGAARRGDRPQASVV